A single region of the Streptomyces vilmorinianum genome encodes:
- a CDS encoding DUF1996 domain-containing protein, which yields MRRTRKRSTRAKRAVAASVALILGGGGLIAANVYASAGEGWGDPPPGRQNAVSTIDCPEVIDELPEIPESVRGAVDRELATLDSQITVAYQRFADNKERVESDPAFAEQQILAPLENERLVILQRIVALIDREGEAPKDLEKLAPCTLRADDDGDPQGGNGDGDGDGGDEQGEGQGQGQGQAGNGPEASDFVDIRSVEPNVKKPRQRSGASRGTFTTDCGRNRNGKFNPDNVIVAPGVSNGAHHMHDYVGNQANDAFAGDDDLARGRTSCRNQGDRSTYYWPVLRLQNGQAEEDARADGGGKDKNVGEIQTPAQVTLNFVGNPVSKVTAMPRFLRIITGDAKAFTNGDANANASWSCTGFEDRQLKDKYPICPEGSKVVRTFRFQSCWDGQNTDSANHRTHVAFADPVNGRCGNGFRAIPQLVQRIVYDMPPGPGFAVDSFPEQLHKPITDHGDFINVFDERLMRRMVSCINEGRRCT from the coding sequence ATGCGACGCACACGAAAACGTTCGACACGCGCGAAACGAGCGGTGGCCGCCTCCGTCGCCCTGATTCTGGGCGGGGGCGGCCTGATCGCCGCCAATGTCTACGCCTCGGCCGGTGAGGGCTGGGGCGATCCGCCCCCCGGCCGGCAGAACGCGGTCTCGACGATCGACTGTCCCGAGGTCATCGACGAGCTGCCCGAGATTCCGGAGTCCGTACGGGGTGCGGTGGACCGGGAACTGGCCACGCTGGACAGCCAGATCACCGTCGCGTACCAGCGCTTCGCCGACAACAAGGAGCGGGTGGAGAGCGATCCGGCCTTCGCCGAGCAGCAGATCCTCGCTCCGTTGGAGAACGAGCGGCTGGTCATCCTGCAGCGGATCGTGGCCCTCATCGACCGGGAGGGAGAGGCCCCCAAGGACCTGGAGAAACTCGCACCCTGCACGCTGCGCGCCGACGACGACGGAGATCCGCAGGGCGGGAACGGGGACGGAGACGGAGACGGCGGAGACGAGCAGGGCGAGGGCCAAGGCCAGGGGCAGGGGCAGGCCGGCAACGGGCCCGAGGCCTCCGACTTCGTCGACATCCGCTCCGTGGAGCCGAACGTGAAGAAGCCCCGGCAGCGCTCCGGCGCCTCGCGCGGCACCTTCACCACCGACTGCGGACGCAACCGGAACGGCAAGTTCAATCCGGACAACGTCATCGTCGCCCCGGGCGTGAGCAACGGCGCCCACCATATGCACGACTACGTCGGGAACCAGGCCAACGACGCCTTCGCCGGGGACGACGACCTGGCCAGGGGCCGGACCAGCTGCCGTAACCAGGGCGACCGGTCGACCTACTACTGGCCCGTGCTGCGGCTCCAGAACGGGCAGGCGGAGGAGGACGCCCGGGCCGACGGCGGCGGGAAGGACAAGAACGTCGGCGAGATCCAGACACCCGCGCAGGTCACGCTGAACTTCGTCGGCAATCCCGTCTCCAAGGTCACCGCGATGCCGCGCTTCCTGCGGATCATCACCGGTGACGCCAAGGCGTTCACCAACGGCGACGCCAACGCCAACGCCTCGTGGTCCTGCACCGGCTTCGAGGACCGTCAGCTGAAGGACAAGTACCCGATCTGTCCCGAGGGCAGCAAGGTGGTGCGGACGTTCCGGTTCCAGAGCTGCTGGGACGGCCAGAACACCGACAGTGCCAACCATCGCACCCATGTGGCCTTCGCCGACCCGGTCAACGGGCGGTGCGGAAACGGCTTCCGTGCCATTCCGCAGCTCGTGCAGCGGATCGTCTACGACATGCCTCCGGGCCCCGGTTTCGCC
- a CDS encoding NAD-dependent epimerase/dehydratase family protein, with protein MRLLILGGTEFVGRAVAEAALARGWEVTVFHRGRHEPPAGTFSLLGDRTAPDGLAALASAGSTWDLVLDTWSGAPSAVRDAARLLADRVERFVYVSSRSVYAWPPAAGLGEDGPLVEGSQDAGEVPYAPAKRGGELAAVEAFGSGRTLLARAGLIIGPYENVGRLPWWLGRIARGGPVLAPGPRALPLQYIDVRDLAEWTLDAAEAGLSGPYNLVSPPGHTTMGELLDACVRATGSDAELRWTDPERLLAAGVEPWSDLPVWIPPGELYDAMHTADVSKALAAGLRCRPAAETVADTWAWLRSIGGVAPQRPDRPSLGLAPEREAALLSD; from the coding sequence ATGAGACTTCTGATCTTGGGCGGGACGGAGTTCGTGGGGCGCGCCGTGGCCGAGGCGGCGCTCGCCCGCGGGTGGGAGGTGACGGTCTTCCACCGCGGCCGTCACGAGCCTCCTGCCGGAACGTTTTCGCTTCTCGGCGACCGTACGGCCCCGGACGGACTCGCCGCCCTCGCCTCCGCCGGATCGACCTGGGACCTGGTCCTCGACACCTGGTCGGGCGCGCCCTCGGCCGTGCGGGACGCGGCCCGGCTCCTCGCGGACCGGGTGGAACGCTTCGTCTATGTGTCGAGCCGGTCCGTGTACGCCTGGCCGCCCGCCGCCGGTCTTGGCGAGGACGGGCCGCTGGTCGAGGGTTCGCAGGACGCCGGCGAGGTGCCGTACGCGCCGGCCAAGCGGGGCGGGGAGCTCGCGGCCGTCGAGGCGTTCGGCTCCGGGCGGACCCTGCTGGCCCGCGCGGGGCTGATCATCGGGCCGTACGAGAACGTGGGCCGCCTCCCCTGGTGGCTGGGGCGCATCGCCCGCGGCGGCCCGGTCCTCGCGCCCGGCCCGCGCGCGCTGCCGCTGCAGTACATCGACGTCCGCGATCTGGCCGAGTGGACGCTCGACGCGGCCGAGGCCGGGCTCTCGGGGCCGTACAACCTGGTCTCGCCGCCCGGGCACACCACCATGGGCGAGCTGCTCGACGCCTGCGTGCGGGCGACCGGTTCGGACGCCGAGCTGCGCTGGACCGACCCGGAGAGGCTCCTCGCGGCCGGGGTCGAGCCGTGGTCCGATCTGCCGGTCTGGATTCCGCCGGGCGAGCTGTACGACGCGATGCACACCGCCGATGTCTCCAAGGCGCTCGCGGCGGGGCTCCGCTGCCGCCCGGCGGCGGAGACGGTCGCGGACACCTGGGCCTGGCTGCGGTCGATCGGCGGGGTGGCGCCGCAGCGCCCGGACCGGCCGTCACTGGGTCTCGCCCCGGAACGGGAGGCGGCCCTTCTGTCGGACTGA